Within the Streptomyces sp. NBC_00353 genome, the region TCGGCGGGCGGCGTGTCCTTGATCAGGAAACCGGACGCGCCCGCCTTCAGCGCCTGTTCCACGTACTCCTCGAGGCCGAACGCCGTGAGGATCAGCACGGCGGGCGGTGTGGGCAGCTCACGAAGCTTCCGGGTGGCGGCGATGCCGTCGGTCCCCGGCATCCGTACGTCCATGACCACGACATCCGGCAGCAGTCGCCGTGCCTGGTCGACCGCCGACCGGCCGTCCCATGCCTCGGCGACCACCCTTGCGTCCGGGCTCGAGTCGATGATCGTGCGGAGCCCCTGCCGTGCCGCCGGGTCGTCGTCCGCTAGCAGAACCGTGATCATGTCGTGTGCCTCACGCACCCATCGTCACCCGGCGCAGCGCCCCGGGCCCGTGGACGGCCCGAACGGGTGAAGGGGCCAGCTCGTCGCCGAGCCGGTGGGGCCACTGCCGATCTACGGTGACGGCATGCCCGCGCAGGAAAGGCCCCATTGGTCGCCGCGTCGCGTGGATGCGCTGGTCACCGCTGTGGTCATTGCCCTGGGCGTCGTCGATTCCTGGGTCAAGCCGTCCAGTGGGCTGCTCACAGGGCTGCCGACGCCCGTGATCGCGGCTGCCTCGGGCGCCGTGGGCGCCACGCTGTGGTGGCGCAGGAGCCGCCCCGACCTGGTGGCCGTCGTGGTCCTCGTGGCGTATGTCGTGACGTTCACGCCGGTCGCGCTTGCGGTCGCCATGTACACAATCGGCACGGTGCATCGGCGACCGCGGGTCCTCGCCGCGTACACCGTGGCCGGATTCTCCGCGGGCATCGCCGGACTGCGCGGCGGGCTGCCGGACGCCGGGGTGCGCGAGGCCGCGTACTCACTGGCACTGATCCTGGGCCCGCTGGCTGTCGGGTACGTGGTCGCGGTGC harbors:
- a CDS encoding response regulator transcription factor, encoding MREAHDMITVLLADDDPAARQGLRTIIDSSPDARVVAEAWDGRSAVDQARRLLPDVVVMDVRMPGTDGIAATRKLRELPTPPAVLILTAFGLEEYVEQALKAGASGFLIKDTPPADLLSALRSLAEGHAVFAPAVTGQVIDLTTGEVQAPTDSEYAELITSLTDRQVEVLRLLALGLSNANIATELGMTEGTVKGHVTQLLARLGVTNRVAAARIAYRAGLSTGDA